From a single Poecilia reticulata strain Guanapo linkage group LG2, Guppy_female_1.0+MT, whole genome shotgun sequence genomic region:
- the LOC103479266 gene encoding uncharacterized protein LOC103479266 produces the protein MACCVAVGCSNRSIRKDLSFYRFPKDPERRTLWVQAVCRRNWNPTDYSRICSKHFISGQKSNNPLSPDYVPSIFAYTPTAERRAKKREARDSEEPTKKSRTKSNQTEIISAATALLDLSGTGPNSGTADDVDLYEEEVGQADLRGEEEEETGVEAQTDMSGEDIDSLSSAVQKLTSDKELLTDQLKVMDLTEESFKDNDEKTKVYTGLPTFVSLMAVMDLIMPCLRKPNSALSPFHKCLLTLMKLRLNVSMLYLSYVFRVHYSTVAKTFSDVITFLNIKLVPSTVFWPERDEVRSTMPQLFKATYPDCVSILDCFEVLTEGPSYLETKTINSSHYKSHNTMKYLISVTPQGFINFISKGWAGRTSDRLLTESCGYLNNLAPGDAVLANKGFSIEDIVALRGAKLVVPVITKGVKQLPHGEITEGKKLLSVRINMDRALGNLKQKYPILQSTFPIKFLLTDQTAKMSTLDKIMRVTCGLCNICDSVMPCN, from the exons ATGGCTTGTTGTGTCGCTGTCGGTTGCTCTAATCGGTCAATCAGAAAAGATTTGTCATTTTACCGCTTTCCTAAAGACCCAGAGAGGAGAACTTTATGGGTGCAAGCTGTATGCCGCCGAAACTGGAATCCCACCGACTACTCCAGAATATGcagtaaacatttcatttcGG GgcaaaaaagcaacaacccGCTGTCTCCAGATTATGTACCCTCTATTTTTGCGTATACCCCAACTGCTGAAAGGAGagccaaaaaaagagaagcacgGGACAGCGAGGAACCTACAAAGAAGAGTCGCACCAAATCTAATCAG ACTGAAATAATAAGTGCTGCAACTGCACTGCTGGATCTCTCTGGGACTGGGCCAAACAGTGGGACAGCGGATGACGTTGACCTGTACGAAGAAGAGGTTGGTCAAGCAGATCTGCGtggggaagaggaagaagaaacgGGAGTGGAAGCTCAGACTGACATGAGCGGTGAAGATATCGACAGTTTGTCATCCGCAGTTCAAAAGTTGACTTCAGACAAAGAACTGCTGACTGATCAGCTAAAAGTCATGGACCTCACTGAGGAATCATTTAAAgataatgatgaaaaaacaaaggtttACACAGGTTTACCGACATTTGTCTCATTAATGGCCGTCATGGATTTGATCATGCCTTGTTTACGGAAACCAAACTCGGCCTTATCGCCGTTTCACAAATGCTTATTGACATTAATGAAGCTAAGACTTAATGTCAGTATGCTATATCTATCATATGTTTTCAGAGTTCACTACAGCACagttgcaaaaacattttctgacgTGATCacctttttaaatatcaaattagTTCCTTCTACTGTATTTTGGCCTGAACGAGATGAGGTAAGAAGTACAATGCCCCAACTTTTTAAAGCTACGTATCCTGATTGTGTTTCGATACTGGACTGTTTTGAGGTATTGACCGAAGGACCGTCATACCTtgaaaccaaaaccataaaCAGTTCACACTACAAAAGTCACAATACAATGAAGTATTTAATTTCAGTGACACCACAAGGTTTCATTAATTTTATATCCAAAGGATGGGCTGGCCGTACGTCCGATCGGCTGCTGACGGAGAGCTGCGGCTACCTGAACAATCTTGCTCCAGGAGATGCTGTTCTAGCAAACAAAGGGTTTAGTATTGAAGATATTGTTGCACTGCGTGGCGCGAAGTTGGTAGTTCCTGTCATCACAAAAGGTGTCAAACAGCTGCCGCACGGGGAAATCACAGAAGGCAAAAAACTTTTATCAGTTAGAATAAATATGGACCGAGCTCTGGGCAACCTAAAGCAAAAATACCCAATTTTACAGAGCACCTTTCCTATCAAGTTCTTACTCACGGATCAAACAGCAAAGATGTCGACGCTTGACAAAATTATGAGAGTCACTTGTGGTCTCTGCAATATATGTGACTCTGTGATGCCATGTAATTAG
- the commd6 gene encoding COMM domain-containing protein 6, which translates to MPAAEESHGINRAVDKICSLPPYLLTETSQHILTYLQGQTSGADSAEIALRLQRAGVTIDHEAVQGITRFLLLTFRSAGKNNFSADELVSKLEEGSSKWSKASLQTLHTLWSEHGASVRAQQEVQSMLSIGQLVDMQWKLGMAVSSDTCRSLNSPYVSLLLKIVEPSGQICQRAFEMTIPQFQNFHKQFKEMAAIMETV; encoded by the exons GTATCAACAGAGCAGTAGACAAAATCTGCAGCTTGCCTCCATATCTGTTAACTGAAACG TCTCAGCACATTCTGACATATCTTCAAGGGCAAACCAGTGGAGCAGATTCAGCTGAAATTGCTCTT AGACTTCAGAGGGCCGGGGTAACAATCGATCATGAAGCTGTCCAGGGTATTACTAGATTTCTTCTGTTGACATTCAG GTCAGCTGGAAAGAACAACTTCTCTGCAGACGAACTTGTGTCCAAACTGGAGGAAGGCAGCAGCAAATGGTCCAAAGCTTCTCTTCAGACCTTGCACACGTTGTGGAGCGAACATGGTGCCTCGGTTCGTGCTCAGCAGGAAGTTCAGTCCATGCTGAGCATCGGTCAG CTTGTGGACATGCAGTGGAAGCTGGGGATGGCGGTGAGTTCAGACACATGCCGGTCTCTAAACTCCCCTTACGTGTCTCTGCTGCTGAAGATCGTCGAGCCCTCTGGACAGATCTGCCAGAGGGCTTTCGAGATGACAATTCCACAGTTCCAG AATTTTCACAAGCAGTTCAAGGAGATGGCAGCGATTATGGAGACTGTATGA